One window of Phycisphaeraceae bacterium genomic DNA carries:
- a CDS encoding GyrI-like domain-containing protein: MDHEITSLDAMRFVGLTIHCKDGDPSAIGALWDQLFKLGHLQESLGYWGVSWGDGVGGFHYLCGHHVPAELPTPDGMAEHSIKPAHYAKFFFQGEPSHMAKMFGEIFEKHMPSAGLKPAPGGACLEFYAPDCMDEATHTIKADLYVAVE, translated from the coding sequence ATGGACCACGAGATCACTTCACTCGACGCGATGCGATTTGTCGGGCTGACAATCCACTGTAAGGATGGCGATCCTTCCGCGATCGGCGCGTTGTGGGATCAGCTCTTCAAACTCGGCCATCTGCAGGAATCACTCGGATACTGGGGTGTCAGTTGGGGCGATGGTGTTGGCGGATTCCATTATCTGTGTGGCCACCATGTTCCCGCAGAGCTTCCAACACCCGATGGGATGGCTGAGCACAGCATCAAACCAGCACACTATGCAAAGTTTTTCTTTCAAGGCGAGCCGTCGCATATGGCAAAGATGTTCGGAGAGATCTTTGAGAAGCACATGCCCAGCGCCGGATTGAAACCCGCACCCGGAGGCGCGTGCCTTGAGTTCTACGCGCCGGACTGCATGGACGAAGCGACTCACACCATCAAAGCAGATCTGTATGTCGCAGTGGAATAG
- the dut gene encoding dUTP diphosphatase encodes MTESVLEPQTLAPITSVLQVKKLDARATLPAYCSQHAAGMDLSALLADGQELTIDPMQIVLVPTGLAIAIEPGFEAQIRPRSGLSTKHGISMPNAPGTIDADYRGELKVPLINLGREPYTIMTGMRIAQMVIAPVARARIESVTSLSETARGEGGFGSTGM; translated from the coding sequence ATGACAGAATCCGTGCTTGAACCGCAGACTCTCGCTCCGATCACATCTGTTCTGCAGGTGAAGAAGCTCGATGCGCGAGCGACGCTTCCAGCGTACTGCTCGCAGCACGCTGCGGGCATGGATCTATCAGCGCTGCTCGCAGATGGGCAGGAGCTGACGATCGATCCGATGCAGATCGTGCTGGTGCCGACGGGGCTTGCGATCGCAATCGAGCCCGGGTTTGAAGCGCAGATCCGTCCACGATCGGGGTTGAGCACGAAGCACGGCATCTCGATGCCCAACGCGCCGGGCACTATCGATGCTGATTATCGTGGCGAGCTCAAGGTGCCGCTGATCAATCTCGGGCGGGAGCCCTACACCATCATGACGGGCATGCGCATCGCGCAGATGGTGATCGCGCCGGTGGCGCGTGCGCGAATCGAATCTGTGACATCGCTGAGCGAAACCGCGCGAGGTGAGGGTGGGTTTGGTTCGACGGGAATGTGA
- a CDS encoding serine/threonine protein kinase — protein MRVRKKGDILEGYEILAELGQGAASVVYLVQDPKTSQIWAMKQIVRDTAKDQRFLDQALAEYEVARQLDHPSIRKIYKCLKKKAILQVKELYLLMELVDGTPMDEEVPETQLECVLAFHQMAEALQYMHAKGFIHADMKPHNCIRSDEGIVKLIDLGQSCPKGTVKPRIQGTPDYIAPEQVARQPITEVTDVYNLGATMYWILTKKNIPTAIPKGDSLVSTIDANMVQKATPVSELVPEVNSRLNDLVMECVEPDRSRRPRSMGEVLDRLNLVESILRAEAEKAKRVSQNSSAESNGAAADASRAV, from the coding sequence GTGCGAGTCAGAAAAAAGGGTGACATTCTCGAAGGCTATGAGATCCTCGCCGAGCTTGGCCAGGGTGCAGCGAGTGTGGTATACCTCGTTCAGGACCCAAAGACGAGCCAGATCTGGGCGATGAAACAGATTGTGCGCGACACCGCCAAGGATCAGCGATTTCTTGATCAGGCGCTCGCGGAATATGAGGTCGCCCGCCAGCTCGATCACCCTTCGATCCGCAAAATCTACAAGTGCCTCAAGAAGAAGGCCATACTGCAGGTCAAGGAACTCTATCTGCTGATGGAACTTGTTGATGGCACACCGATGGACGAAGAGGTTCCAGAGACGCAGCTTGAGTGTGTGCTTGCGTTCCATCAGATGGCCGAAGCACTGCAGTACATGCACGCAAAGGGATTCATCCACGCCGACATGAAGCCGCACAACTGCATCCGTTCCGATGAAGGCATTGTAAAGCTCATTGATCTCGGGCAGTCGTGTCCAAAGGGAACGGTCAAGCCGCGCATCCAGGGCACGCCCGATTACATCGCCCCTGAGCAGGTTGCGCGTCAGCCGATCACCGAAGTCACCGACGTATACAACCTCGGCGCAACGATGTACTGGATTCTCACAAAGAAAAATATCCCGACTGCGATTCCGAAGGGCGACTCGCTCGTCTCGACGATCGATGCGAATATGGTGCAGAAAGCGACCCCGGTGTCGGAACTTGTGCCGGAGGTGAACTCGCGGTTGAACGATCTTGTGATGGAATGCGTTGAGCCGGATCGATCACGCCGTCCGCGCAGCATGGGAGAGGTGCTTGATCGACTGAACCTTGTGGAGAGCATCCTGCGTGCCGAAGCAGAGAAAGCAAAGCGTGTAAGTCAGAACTCAAGCGCTGAATCAAACGGAGCGGCTGCTGACGCGTCGCGAGCAGTGTGA
- a CDS encoding N-acetylmuramoyl-L-alanine amidase: MPDAHTQVRQTQDSVRTRIVWAALVASMTAVGGGLWALRQAPSSASAGAFPAVSLTQDAPADLNHVFDTRAPVEDGRWQAIVIHHSGSRFGSPSSIHEEHLSQNLSGLGYHFVIGNGRGMADGSIYAGYRWLDQLSGAHVSGERGRWYNARAIAICLVGDGDSGRFTESQLVALTQLVESLAAQYNIPPEEIHLQRQLESTSSPGRYFPEQAFRQHMVDVLNGQGQS, encoded by the coding sequence ATGCCCGACGCCCACACACAAGTGCGCCAAACCCAGGATTCGGTTCGGACTCGCATTGTGTGGGCAGCTCTTGTTGCGTCGATGACAGCGGTTGGTGGTGGGTTGTGGGCGTTGCGACAGGCCCCGTCCTCAGCGTCTGCTGGTGCCTTTCCTGCTGTCAGCTTGACGCAGGACGCTCCTGCAGACCTCAACCACGTGTTTGATACCCGTGCCCCGGTTGAGGATGGCCGATGGCAGGCGATTGTGATCCATCACTCAGGCTCACGATTTGGATCGCCCTCAAGCATCCATGAGGAGCATCTGTCCCAAAACCTCTCCGGCTTGGGGTACCACTTTGTGATCGGGAATGGTCGCGGGATGGCTGATGGCTCGATCTATGCCGGGTACCGGTGGCTCGACCAGCTCTCAGGAGCCCATGTCTCGGGTGAGCGCGGTCGCTGGTACAACGCTCGGGCCATCGCGATCTGTCTCGTTGGAGACGGCGATTCGGGCCGATTTACTGAATCCCAGCTCGTCGCACTGACCCAACTGGTGGAATCGCTTGCAGCACAGTACAACATTCCGCCGGAAGAAATCCATCTGCAGCGACAACTTGAGTCAACCTCGAGTCCGGGAAGATATTTTCCCGAACAAGCGTTCCGGCAGCATATGGTGGACGTGCTGAATGGCCAGGGTCAGAGCTAA
- a CDS encoding tRNA (cytidine(34)-2'-O)-methyltransferase, with translation MLFHVVLHEPEIPNNTGNIGRTCVALNSSLHLIKPLGFDISEHAVRRAGLDYWQHLTLVTHDSWDGYIDSQRPPRLWLVSTKATQTVFEADFQPGDHLVFGKETAGLPSLIRDEFPEHCVRLPMAPHQRSLNLATAVCAVMYEAVRQGLVSGRLCLDQHGYICKSLEPSTRTSRTRKSLNDDSSFLLSK, from the coding sequence CTGTTGTTTCATGTCGTGCTTCATGAGCCTGAGATTCCGAATAACACAGGAAACATTGGGCGCACGTGTGTAGCTTTGAACTCATCGTTGCACCTGATCAAGCCGCTCGGCTTTGATATCTCGGAGCACGCTGTTCGCCGGGCCGGGCTTGATTACTGGCAGCATCTCACCCTCGTCACTCACGACTCGTGGGACGGGTATATTGATTCCCAGCGGCCACCGCGATTGTGGCTTGTCTCGACGAAAGCAACACAAACCGTGTTCGAAGCGGACTTTCAGCCGGGCGATCATCTTGTCTTTGGCAAGGAAACAGCCGGGCTGCCCTCGCTCATTCGAGACGAGTTTCCGGAGCATTGTGTCAGGCTCCCGATGGCACCCCACCAGCGAAGTCTGAATCTTGCAACAGCCGTGTGCGCTGTCATGTATGAAGCAGTCCGACAGGGGTTGGTATCTGGACGTTTGTGCCTCGATCAACACGGATATATTTGTAAGTCGTTGGAACCATCCACACGCACGTCGCGTACAAGAAAGAGCCTGAACGATGACAGTTCGTTTCTCCTTTCTAAGTGA
- a CDS encoding TlpA family protein disulfide reductase — MCTRSSGIRSVFACSLLAVSAVHADPTREGSGQRRTDLDAMELHAMPIEAWAGLSDWVGGSADATSTKGKVVLFYTWSSWYDRSMRQMSMVDRVAKEYADKGLVVIGVHDARGWDAGKEEITKAGISFPVAHDADGKFRAALKVDQDPDFYLIDRAGNLRFADITTSSVSEAVETLVKETEEKAGGILDEMARKEAAAREAAKKTSTIHQGVDIADIPENLGISRPRQVLFDAAQWPARVTRWERETLGISNSGFGEESIDRQLSLPQNQQWLNDRRPNTKARVIVAYIWNPGEYKSFHRVQEKMEELQKKYQREVVVVGVVSQFKSGNQFNSFGNENAEREERERMQLLAHWEKLGKSTKFTHYNILDTEHAVFDALYGGSSPFGGNANGDPAPIAMIFSSDGVMRWVGNPDHELFDLSIDRVVSVDPWVKERRKVESDWIKSQQDSSGGE; from the coding sequence ATGTGCACACGTTCGTCTGGTATTCGTTCAGTATTCGCTTGCTCACTTCTTGCTGTTTCCGCTGTGCATGCGGACCCAACCCGTGAGGGCTCGGGTCAGCGCCGGACTGATCTTGATGCGATGGAACTCCACGCGATGCCGATCGAGGCGTGGGCTGGCTTGTCCGATTGGGTTGGCGGCTCTGCCGATGCGACATCAACCAAGGGAAAGGTTGTGCTGTTCTACACATGGTCGTCCTGGTACGACCGCTCAATGCGTCAGATGTCGATGGTTGATCGTGTTGCCAAGGAGTACGCGGACAAGGGACTTGTTGTCATCGGTGTGCATGATGCACGCGGCTGGGATGCCGGGAAAGAGGAGATTACCAAGGCAGGTATTAGCTTCCCTGTTGCACACGATGCGGATGGCAAGTTCCGCGCAGCCTTGAAGGTGGATCAGGACCCGGACTTCTATCTCATTGATCGTGCCGGAAATCTCCGCTTTGCAGACATCACAACCTCCAGTGTGTCAGAAGCGGTTGAGACACTGGTGAAGGAGACAGAGGAGAAGGCGGGCGGCATTCTTGATGAGATGGCTCGCAAGGAAGCTGCAGCACGCGAAGCTGCAAAGAAGACCTCCACTATCCATCAGGGTGTTGATATCGCAGATATTCCCGAGAATCTGGGAATTTCCAGGCCAAGGCAGGTCCTGTTCGATGCTGCCCAATGGCCGGCACGTGTCACACGCTGGGAGCGCGAGACACTTGGGATCAGCAACTCAGGCTTTGGTGAGGAGTCGATTGATCGTCAGCTATCACTGCCTCAAAATCAGCAGTGGCTGAATGATCGTCGGCCGAACACAAAGGCTCGCGTGATCGTTGCTTACATCTGGAATCCGGGCGAGTACAAGTCGTTCCATCGCGTGCAGGAAAAGATGGAAGAACTTCAGAAAAAGTACCAACGAGAGGTCGTGGTTGTCGGTGTCGTGTCGCAGTTTAAATCGGGGAACCAGTTCAACTCGTTCGGAAACGAGAATGCAGAGCGGGAGGAACGCGAACGAATGCAGCTTCTGGCCCATTGGGAGAAACTCGGCAAGTCAACCAAGTTCACACACTATAACATCCTCGATACGGAGCATGCTGTCTTTGATGCGCTCTACGGCGGATCGAGCCCGTTCGGTGGCAATGCGAACGGTGACCCCGCTCCAATCGCAATGATCTTCAGCTCGGATGGAGTGATGCGCTGGGTAGGCAACCCCGATCACGAACTCTTTGATCTCTCCATTGATCGCGTCGTTTCCGTTGACCCATGGGTGAAGGAGCGACGCAAGGTTGAGAGCGACTGGATCAAGTCACAACAAGACAGTTCTGGCGGTGAGTGA
- a CDS encoding RNA methyltransferase → MPETKGIIGIDAHQPHIIEITDLDDDRLLLFSGLRDRSAHHIARGSQLAGRLDEEFIIAEGVFILQTLVETGHTVVAVLTEPARVDEIRELAAGASGSADQLTVFVADRSVLSGIVGYPFHRGVIALARRAVSVDAIELARRSSALVMLENLANHENVGSIFRTVAALGGQQTGIIVNEGCTDPMYRRSVRVSMGHALRQPFAVVDDLVRVIGSLRDEQYLTVALAPASSVMDSPSYVLLGDLSRLLDGRKPALVFGSEAHGLTQEVIDACDRVCSIPMASGVDSLNVNVSVGVVLASFAGSLGIV, encoded by the coding sequence GTGCCAGAAACGAAGGGTATCATCGGCATCGACGCACACCAGCCGCACATCATTGAAATAACCGATCTGGACGACGACAGACTGCTGTTGTTTAGCGGGTTGCGCGATCGATCAGCCCATCACATCGCCAGGGGCTCGCAGCTTGCTGGCAGGTTGGATGAAGAGTTCATCATCGCTGAGGGGGTGTTCATTCTGCAGACGCTTGTTGAGACGGGGCACACTGTTGTGGCTGTGCTGACCGAGCCAGCCCGAGTGGATGAGATCCGCGAGTTGGCAGCGGGAGCATCCGGTTCTGCCGATCAGCTGACGGTCTTTGTTGCGGACAGATCGGTGCTTTCCGGGATCGTTGGCTATCCGTTCCATCGCGGCGTGATCGCGCTGGCGCGCCGTGCTGTGTCGGTTGATGCGATTGAGCTTGCCCGTCGGTCGAGTGCGCTGGTGATGCTTGAGAATCTCGCGAACCACGAGAACGTCGGCTCGATCTTTCGAACTGTTGCTGCGCTGGGGGGGCAGCAGACTGGCATCATCGTGAACGAGGGGTGTACCGATCCGATGTACCGGCGCAGCGTGCGGGTATCGATGGGGCACGCGCTGCGCCAGCCGTTTGCTGTCGTGGACGATCTGGTCAGGGTCATCGGCTCACTTCGTGATGAGCAGTATCTCACGGTCGCGCTTGCCCCGGCATCGTCCGTTATGGATAGCCCAAGCTATGTACTTTTGGGTGATCTGTCCCGTCTGCTGGACGGTCGAAAACCCGCGCTTGTGTTTGGATCAGAAGCCCACGGGCTCACACAGGAGGTGATTGATGCCTGTGATCGCGTCTGCTCAATCCCGATGGCTTCGGGCGTCGATTCGCTGAATGTCAACGTGTCGGTGGGGGTGGTGTTGGCATCGTTTGCCGGGTCTCTTGGGATCGTGTAA
- a CDS encoding undecaprenyl-diphosphate phosphatase, producing MELWQAIVLGLVEGITEYLPISSTGHLIIASSLMGMDTPDQKTAIDAFNIVIQGGAILAVLGLYWQRVRQMLLGLMGKNPAGLKLFLLLITAFLPAAVLGFLLDDWIESKLFFLWPVVGALVVGGIYMILVDLHTRKKIRIPGVPSHPDAGIERDITELTYPQALFIGFLQCIAMWPGTSRSMMTITGGIMCKLRPAQAAEFSFLLGLPTLGGATCYKLLKNLKEANDNPQMQNLFEQLGVMPVVVGIIVAAISAAIAVKWLVGFLNKHGLVGFGIYRILLAIVLFALVSAELVTVAA from the coding sequence ATGGAACTCTGGCAAGCTATCGTCCTCGGACTCGTCGAAGGCATTACCGAGTACCTGCCCATCAGCTCGACGGGGCATCTCATCATCGCATCGTCACTAATGGGCATGGACACGCCCGACCAGAAGACCGCGATCGACGCATTCAATATTGTCATCCAGGGCGGCGCAATCCTCGCGGTGCTGGGGCTGTACTGGCAGCGCGTCCGCCAGATGCTGCTGGGTCTCATGGGAAAGAACCCAGCCGGTCTGAAGCTTTTCCTACTGCTGATCACCGCATTTCTGCCCGCTGCTGTGCTCGGGTTTCTGCTCGATGACTGGATCGAATCGAAGCTGTTCTTCCTGTGGCCGGTCGTCGGCGCGCTTGTTGTTGGCGGGATCTACATGATCCTTGTCGATCTGCACACGCGAAAGAAGATCAGGATCCCCGGTGTGCCTTCACATCCCGACGCTGGGATCGAACGCGACATCACCGAACTGACATACCCGCAGGCGCTCTTCATTGGATTTCTCCAGTGCATCGCAATGTGGCCCGGCACCAGTCGATCCATGATGACGATCACCGGCGGGATCATGTGCAAGCTGCGACCCGCGCAAGCTGCCGAGTTCTCATTCCTGCTCGGGCTTCCAACACTCGGCGGCGCAACCTGCTACAAGCTCCTGAAGAATCTGAAGGAAGCCAACGACAATCCGCAGATGCAGAACTTGTTCGAGCAGCTTGGTGTGATGCCTGTAGTTGTCGGCATCATTGTCGCTGCTATCTCTGCAGCGATCGCAGTGAAATGGCTCGTCGGGTTTCTGAACAAGCACGGACTCGTCGGATTCGGCATCTATCGCATCCTGCTGGCGATCGTGCTGTTCGCGCTGGTCAGTGCAGAACTCGTGACAGTCGCAGCCTAA
- a CDS encoding substrate-binding domain-containing protein, with product MTLAIAFLASVVLTGCYVTPEASVHPSRAPHVVRVMASPVCAPLLIAAEPIFERNHPGVNLELSFGSDEADVDQTDTLIRDINAGADIDLFIAGDALDVQRLMRAPLWTRPWIGNYLVVVRAGPSDLTMGDLFEGTCEVAIGLPRSALGWRTEQTLEHIGALTTVYPRLGRYAGGMHIIERVRWQGGGNWGPDETAGDVLGIVYATDARHIRLRNRGSVRIIEQLPNVPGSPITHTFAPYTPAGEAMTEWLKSALVERMALDMGYVK from the coding sequence GTGACACTCGCAATAGCGTTTCTGGCCTCAGTCGTCCTGACTGGGTGCTATGTGACGCCCGAAGCGAGCGTTCATCCGTCGAGAGCGCCACATGTTGTCCGTGTCATGGCTTCACCCGTGTGTGCGCCACTGCTGATCGCTGCCGAGCCAATCTTTGAGCGGAACCATCCCGGCGTGAACCTTGAGCTGTCCTTCGGGTCGGACGAGGCTGATGTTGATCAGACGGACACACTCATCCGGGATATCAACGCTGGAGCGGATATTGATCTGTTCATTGCGGGAGATGCGCTGGATGTGCAGCGGCTGATGCGCGCGCCGCTCTGGACACGTCCGTGGATCGGGAACTATCTTGTTGTTGTGCGCGCTGGTCCGTCAGATCTGACAATGGGCGATCTCTTCGAGGGAACGTGCGAGGTCGCGATCGGGCTTCCGCGTTCGGCGCTCGGTTGGCGCACCGAGCAAACGCTCGAGCACATCGGCGCGCTGACGACGGTGTACCCCAGGCTCGGCAGATACGCTGGCGGGATGCACATCATTGAGCGCGTGCGCTGGCAGGGCGGCGGTAACTGGGGACCGGACGAGACAGCAGGCGATGTGCTCGGCATTGTGTATGCAACAGACGCGCGCCACATCCGGCTGCGTAACCGCGGAAGCGTGCGCATCATCGAGCAGCTTCCCAATGTGCCGGGCAGCCCCATCACGCACACATTCGCGCCGTACACACCCGCGGGCGAAGCAATGACAGAGTGGCTCAAGAGCGCACTCGTTGAGCGTATGGCGCTGGATATGGGGTATGTGAAGTAA
- a CDS encoding transcriptional repressor: MSTTQNPTPAKAAQKLGSKPSDIGSDAIEIVEPLCSVFRRHLKADGQKYTPERAIVLDAIMRIEGVFEADDLVEFVRQADNRVSKATVYRTLRLLQDAGIVQRVLIGGDQPRYQLVYGTQPRDYLIRLDTGEAEPINIPELAAIRKRICDERGLEPKGYNFTIFAVKK, encoded by the coding sequence ATGTCAACCACACAGAACCCAACTCCCGCAAAGGCAGCCCAGAAACTGGGGTCGAAACCTTCCGATATCGGTTCTGATGCTATCGAGATCGTGGAGCCGCTTTGCTCCGTCTTCCGACGGCATCTCAAGGCGGATGGGCAGAAGTACACGCCCGAGCGGGCGATCGTGCTCGACGCGATTATGCGAATTGAAGGTGTGTTCGAGGCCGACGATCTTGTCGAGTTTGTGCGACAGGCTGACAACCGTGTCTCCAAAGCCACCGTTTACCGCACGCTGCGTCTGCTGCAGGACGCGGGAATCGTGCAGCGCGTGCTCATCGGTGGTGATCAGCCCCGGTACCAGCTTGTCTATGGCACGCAGCCGCGCGACTATCTCATTCGTCTCGACACCGGCGAAGCAGAGCCGATCAACATTCCCGAACTCGCAGCGATCCGCAAACGCATCTGCGATGAGCGCGGGCTCGAGCCCAAGGGGTACAACTTCACGATCTTCGCTGTGAAGAAGTAA